The Oleispira antarctica RB-8 genome contains the following window.
ATTAACGTTAGCTGAAGCTCATAAATTTAAAGGCTGTAATATGGATATTCGTTCTTTAGTCACACTGGCCGTGCTGATCACCACCAATATCAGCTCTGCTGTGCTATCCCCTCTTAGCTTTGCTGACGATATGGATAGCGAAGATAAGTTTTGGATTAATCGCACCCATAAAAATTTAAGCAAAGTTGATAACTTTCAAGCAATGACAGAAAAAACTCTGTCGCATAAAAACACTCCTGTCATAAGTGATGTTATTTTCCAGAAGCCTGCTGATTTTTATTCCATCATTACTCAACCAGAATCGGTCAAAGGTTTTGAGGCGAGCTATAGCAACAATACAATCACTCTGCACGATAATATTAATAAACAAGCATTAAGAATTAAAGGTCTTGAAAAGCCTAAAGAAAGTGCCTATTTTCAACGAGTTAAGGGGATCTACTTTTACAATAAAGAGCATTATTACCAAGAATTTACACCATCAATTCATGTGGCTGATCGCCTCTCAGTCGGCATAGATTTTACCGCAAAAGAAAAGAATCTAGATATTAATAAAATAGAAGGTTTTGTCGATTATCATTACTCGTTATTTATGCAAGCCAACTTTATTTTTAATAATGGCGTAGAATCTAAAATTAAGAATACTCACATAGAGTTTAATAAAGACTCGTTATCTCTACCTGTTGTTAATCTGCCTAAGAATACTCAGATTACTTCATGGGACTTTAGTAAAAAACATTTTTCAAATAAGCAGCTTAGCGGGAAAGTAAGCCAAAAAATAATATGGCCACAAGATAAAGATAATACTTGGAATTTTTCAACAAAGAAATATTACCCGCAAGAAAACCCAGAGCATGCCGCCGCTTATTATTACAACGAGGCATTCTTCTTAATTACCGTGACTGAACCCCATAATGGCAACGAATTAAGCAGCTTAGGGGTACCAATAGCCTTAACCGATACACAAGCAAAGCTAAATCAGTTTGCTGCGTTTTCTAGCTTAGAATTCAATGATAACGGCATACATTACACATTACTTTCAAATACCCACCCACAAAGCTTATTATCGATGGCAAAGGGCATGGTTAAAAATAATGAGTAAAGTAATAGCTCGCTAGCGAGATTCTATTGACTTCAACATACTATGAAAAACAGAAGTGCCCTGCTTTTGCATCCGAGTATCGAGAAAACGTCCTATTAATGGAACAGCAATTTTGCCTTCTGATATCCAGGTAGCATGTGTTGTTCCATCGCCTAAATCTTTAAGATCAATAATGCCTTCATAGTGATTTATTTTAAAAGGTTTCGACCGCTCAATTTTGTATTGCATGTGAATAGGTCTTTCAAAGGCGGTTATACGTTCCCAAACTTTAAACACTCCTGTTTCAACCGTACGAAAGGCACCTTTGCCATTACGCTCTGTATCACCTTCATTCAAAAGATGGGCAATACCAACCGATGGGTATAATGCATAACGAGCATGATCACTGATCGCTTCGAATACTTTTTCGATAGGGGCTTTCACGATACGTTCTACTTTAATTTTAAACATAATGGCTCTATAGAATTATTTTTCATCCACATTATCATTAATAATTTAAAAGACCACTGCTTAATAGATACCGTTGGTAAGTACAATAAGTAGCGATAATAGAAGGGAATTCATTGTTTTAATACTCGGCATGATTTTATAAAATTATGTCGAGTATTTTTACATATCGTTAAATTTTAGCGTTAACCTGGCAGTTAAATGCTAAAACAATGCGATCACTCTCGCCAAAATAAGGCATCGCGGCATGTTTTAGATAAGAAGGAAATACAATAATTTGTCCTGCTAGCGGTGAAAAATCCATGAAACCATCAGCCGATAAATATGCAGTGCCCGCATCTTGATAATGATCAGCACCATGACGAGGATCATAAAAACGGTTCACCCCATTACGACCCTCAATGCTACTTTCACCTTCTTCTAAATAGTAAATGCCACACCAAGAACAATTCGGATGTGAATGTGTATCGTGATAGCCACCGTTTTGAGTAATGTGGTACCAAGATTCAACCACATCAACTTGCGCTTGTGCACCTTCAGGCCAAAACGGCTCGTTCACGGCATGAGCAATCGTACCGATAAGATCTTCAACATGGGCTCGAAATTTTTGCAGCGGCTCATAAGGTTGAGTTAATAAATTCAATTCACTCTCGAATAAAGCATGCTTAGCAAAGACAGCAACCTCACTATCAATCTGAGTGTCTTGCTGGTCTTTAATCTCATACAATGCTTTTTTCAATTCAGCCGCTTCAGCTTCATGGCCAGGGTAGTGGCTAATAAATAGCTTACTGTCCCACATGGCCATATCTTCAATATAAAATTCGTCTTGCATACATCACCGCACTTGAAAATCTAATGACGCTATTCTAGATCTTTTCGGGGGCTTTATATAGCGAGCTAGATCAACAATAGATGGCTACTTCAATAATTTGCTATTATTGAATCCAATTTCCAATACCGTTGTCGTACCACTCACCTCATTACCTACCGCGATAAAGTGCTTGCCCAGACGAGTAAAGTAATCAATAGACTCTGGGCCTAAATCCCCGGCGGCTGGGTTATAAGTATCATTATCACATTCGCCCTCATCAACCAGAGTACATACAGGCTCACTAAAATCACGATTATTAAGATAAGACTGATAGACAGGAGATGTAGGAATCGTCACGTCATAAACAATAATACCGCCCTGACGCTCAAGACCAATAAAAGCATATTGCTTACCGTTTATCTCAGCCACTTCTATAGCTTCTGGTTCTGTCCCCTTATCATCACTGCGATTATCGGCCGTTTCAGCGGGGTCATTATTATCATTGGTCGCATTAAAATTATCCCCTTCACTGGCGAATACTTTTTTAGCAATATCATCACCGCTATCAAAAACAAGCTCAGCTTGTTCATTCCAGATTGAAAAAGATCGACCACCAAAAACCGTTATATTATCGGTCGCTGAGTAGCTCTCTTTATCAGAAACGACTTTAATACGTTTAAGTTGATCGTTATCATCTAACGCCGCTTTTAATGGATGAGAAGCATCGACGAAATCGACGATATCTCCCCCACGAACTTCGTCAATAAAAGAGATACAGTCGTCTAATTCATTCGCGTATTGGTCGGCATCTTCATTTTTACCACCCACATTGTATTGCTTACCGTCCCAACTATGGTTTTGAGTATCACAAACCTGCTGAGTTGAAGAATAGATATATTCACGGCCATCTCCCTCATTCGCAGAAATAATATAATCCGCGTCATCAACACTAAAACTGGCGATGGTATCCGGCATGTATAAGCCAACAAGTTGTTCATAGCTCGAGAATTCACCAGGGCCATCATCTTTATTAGAAGCATCTAACTCGTTGCCACTGGCCGCATTCCAACTTTTTTCACCCAATCCTTTTATCGAATCGATGTCTGCTGTCGCAATATCAATAATAGCGATAGCGTTGTTTTCCTGTAATGCGACATACGCTTTTGTATTATCACTGTTTATAGCTAAATATTCTGGCTCTAAGTCTTGCGCAACCGAAGTACCGGCAGGCCCCGTTATTCTAACGTTAGCGTCCAGTTCGGTATGACGGCTCGCGCCTATATTGAATGCAGAGAACGAAACCTGTTTTACTACGGCATCAGCACTGCTATATCCCTCAGAGAGATCAACTATCGTCACCGAACCTTCAGGATCATTCACATAATCGCTACTCGGCTCACCTTCATTTGCCGTTAAAATGGTTTGCCCATCACTGCTTAAAGTCACCATATCAGGTAAGGCACCAGCAGAATAAGTTGCCAATAAAGAAAGATCATCTGAACGATATAAAGCGATAAGTCCTGGGTTCTGCTTCACCTTAGCTTCAATCGCCACGGCGACTAAACCTTGTTTAGCTGAAACACTGTTCGCTGCGCCTATTTCGATGCCCGCAGCGGTAGCGGCTAAAGATAGATCAATATTGCCGACTTTAGACGGCGCACTGTTATTGGCATTAAGTGCTAAAACATCAATACTCGCTGCTTGAGAATTAACAACATAAAGGCGATCTGAACACGTATCGTAACTCACAATCTCAGCGGAAGAGGTGGCAAAATCACTACCGGAAAAATACGAATCGACAACCGATAATGTTAATACTTCATTTGAAATGGAAATGGCTGCTTTTTTCAAGACAGTTGAAGTATTCTCGGTATCGACACACTGAATATTGAGGCTAGCGAAAGAAGATTTTTTACTGCCGTTATCTGCGGCATCAGTTGTTGATGAAGAACCGCCGCAGGCCGTTAAACCTGCGCTTAGAATGGCAATTGAAAGAATAGAATTTTTAAATTTCATAATAATTAATACCCAGCGATGTTTAAACTGGCACTATATTATGAATAAATTATGACAAAGAGATGTCAGTTTGCTTAATTAATCACAGTTTATAAAAATTTTTTCACATAAGAGCAACTAGCTTCAATGTCGTAGTCTTGCTCTTTAGCCCAAGCCAATCCCGCCACGACAAGCTGCTCTGCCAACTTTTGGCCACGTAACTCGGTCGGTACATAAGTCCGGTTAAAATCAATTTTTTGATGCGTATCAGACTGGCTACTTTCCCTACCACTTAATTTATAATCCAATAAACATTCATAGCCATCTTTGGCCAGAACAAAGCGATTACTTTCTATTTGATGATTGACTGTATTCATGACTTAACTCTCTTTTTACTGACTTTATCAATCTAATAAAGCTACATAACAACTCGAAGAGCAACCGCTAATAATACGATGCCCGAACATTTTTCAATAATGCCAATATTGTTGCGTAATTTAACCAGCATTGCAGAATGAGATAATACAAGTGCGACTAAGCAATACCAAAGCGTATCAATACCACTGACCGTCGCAACCATAATGATATTATGCTGCCAACCAGCTGCGTCATTCAAGAACTGGCTGAACAAGGCTAGAAAGAAAATTGCCAGTTTTGGGTTTAAAAATGAAATCATTAAACCTTCATAGAAACTTTGCTTCAGCGTAACCGATACCTGCTCTGCTGATAGTGCTGAGTCTTCTGAATTAGAGGTTAACGCACTATAAGCCAGCCACACTAAAAAAGCGGCACCGGTATATTTAATAACATCAAATAACCAAGGCGTTTGCTTAATAATAAGAGCAAGCCCCACAACAGTGGCAATGGCATACAACATGACACCCAATCCGTGCCCCATACTGGCAATAAAACCATTAAATCGCCCACCCGACATTGAATGCTTCAATATGACAATAAAACTTTGCCCAGGAGTCATTGCGCCTAAAAGACAAAGGGTTGCCAGTGAAATCCATGCGGTTAATTCCATTTAGTTAGCCTCATACGGTTAGTCTCATGCAATAAATCCATTTAAATTTTTTAATGACTGTAGAGAGAAGTCTTAATAAATATCAGAGGCTACTTTAAGCTTTCGCATAAAGGTTTAGAAATGGAATGATCTACTGGCTGTCATGAAGTAATTTCATACCTTGTTGAATACGGGTTTCTAAGTGATTCTTCAATATCGGTAAACATAAATCTCTAAGCCATGCATGCTCAAAGTCTTGTTGATATTTAGCGTGCCACAATAAATAATACTTATGCGGCTTAACCGATACGGGCAATGGCTTAATCTTTAAGGTATGTGTCTTTGAAAATTCTGCAGCAATGTGCAAGGGAACGGTGAGCATAGAATTGGTCGATAATAACAACTCGATCGCGGACTGAAAGAAAGGCACTTGAGCAATAATCTTTCGTTCTTGACCTTTAATTTTTAGTGCCTGATCAATAAGACTGTCTTTGTCCCCGCCTCCACTGATTAAAATATGCCTCGCGGATAAATAGTCTTCTAATAAGAGAGGCTGATCAGCAAGAGCATGGGATGCACTAATAATAACGACAGACTGATCTTCCGCCATTAACTGTCCATACAAATTCTCAGGTACGGTATCGATAATACTGGTGACTAAATCGAGCTGATTGATCGAGGCGTCTACCAACTTTTCTTTACCCCACATCAGATATTCGATGCCAATGTTAGGCGCTTCTTTTTCTACCTGCTTTAATATTTCAGGAAAAACGGCTTGCGCAACATAGTCACTAGAAGCGAACCGAAATACTCGACAACAACTCGTTAGATTTAACGTATTAGGCAAGTACAAGTCATCCAACTGTTGCATGAGTACAGGGAGTCGTGCTTTTAACTGCTCTCCTCGAAAGGTCAGCACAAACTGACTACCTTCACGAATCAAAATTTCATCATCGAACGCTTGTCGAATTTGACTCAGGGTTTTGCTCATGGCCGATTGAGTCACATTTAAATCTTTAGCGGATTCAGTCAGGTTTCTGGTCGTCAGAACCGAAATTAACGCGGGCAGTAATTTGTAGTTATTCATAAGATTAACGCTCTACTTTCAGTATCAATAAATTATCGAGCATGGGTTAAACCCCCTATCTATTCATTATACTTCATAATTATTCCACACTTGATATAACTATCTATATACTAGTGTACAAAATCACTGTTTCTAGCATGGAGCTAAAAAGGATGTCCAAGACAATTATAAAAATTTCAGTCGTGGCAGCACTGGTCTTAATAAGCGTTATACTTTTCAGTGGGCAAGCATTACCTCGCCTATACAATACAGCAACACTGTTTGATAAAGATAAAATTGTGCACAACTTTAGTAATATGAAAGATGTTGCCTTAACAATCGAAATAAAAAGTAGCTCAGAACCTTATTTATTTTCGAGCCAACCTCAAGCCCTACCTGAGAGTTTTCAATACGGTGGCAACGTTGTATCAACAGAAGAATTTTTAAAGCGTTCAGATACCACCGCACTGGTTGTATTAAAGAATGAAGACATTACCCATGAATCCTATTATTTAGGCACCCAAGAAGATGACAAAAGAATCTCTTGGTCAGTGGCTAAATCTTTTCTATCAGCCCTCGTGGGCATTGCTGTAGAACGAGGACAAATTAAAAACATCAATGACTTAGTCACAGACTATGTGCCGTTATTAAAAAACAGTGGATACAACAAAGTTACCATCAAAAACGTTTTACAAATGTCCAGTGGTATTAAGTTTGATGAAAACTACAATGATTTCTTTTCCGACATTAATAGAATGGGCCGAGTACTCGCGCTAGGAGGCTCTTTTGACGAGTTTGCAGCATCTCTGGAAAACGAAAAGAAACAAGGAAAGTATCTACATTACGTTAGCATTGATACTCATGTATTAGGCATGGTTTTACGCGGTGCTACCGGAGAATCCATTGCGGATAATTTTAAGAAAAACTTATGGGACAAAATTCATCCTGAATCCAGTACCTATTATTTAACCGATGACTTAGGTGAACCTATGGTACTGGGTGGGTTGAATATGCGCAGCAGAGATTTTTTAAAGTTAGGAAAATTATATCGTGATGGCGGTCGCTGGAATGGTGAGCAGATTGTTCCTGAGTC
Protein-coding sequences here:
- the ampC gene encoding Beta-lactamase class C. By similarity yields the protein MSKTIIKISVVAALVLISVILFSGQALPRLYNTATLFDKDKIVHNFSNMKDVALTIEIKSSSEPYLFSSQPQALPESFQYGGNVVSTEEFLKRSDTTALVVLKNEDITHESYYLGTQEDDKRISWSVAKSFLSALVGIAVERGQIKNINDLVTDYVPLLKNSGYNKVTIKNVLQMSSGIKFDENYNDFFSDINRMGRVLALGGSFDEFAASLENEKKQGKYLHYVSIDTHVLGMVLRGATGESIADNFKKNLWDKIHPESSTYYLTDDLGEPMVLGGLNMRSRDFLKLGKLYRDGGRWNGEQIVPESWVKQSITPDSPHLMPGKRDNSDMDLGYGYQWWLPVDADEEFMALGIYDQFIYINKKTNVVIVKNSANIDFLDNNFESANETVAFFRAVADSLKP
- a CDS encoding Transcriptional regulator, LysR family, which gives rise to MNNYKLLPALISVLTTRNLTESAKDLNVTQSAMSKTLSQIRQAFDDEILIREGSQFVLTFRGEQLKARLPVLMQQLDDLYLPNTLNLTSCCRVFRFASSDYVAQAVFPEILKQVEKEAPNIGIEYLMWGKEKLVDASINQLDLVTSIIDTVPENLYGQLMAEDQSVVIISASHALADQPLLLEDYLSARHILISGGGDKDSLIDQALKIKGQERKIIAQVPFFQSAIELLLSTNSMLTVPLHIAAEFSKTHTLKIKPLPVSVKPHKYYLLWHAKYQQDFEHAWLRDLCLPILKNHLETRIQQGMKLLHDSQ
- a CDS encoding Putative LysE family protein.; translated protein: MELTAWISLATLCLLGAMTPGQSFIVILKHSMSGGRFNGFIASMGHGLGVMLYAIATVVGLALIIKQTPWLFDVIKYTGAAFLVWLAYSALTSNSEDSALSAEQVSVTLKQSFYEGLMISFLNPKLAIFFLALFSQFLNDAAGWQHNIIMVATVSGIDTLWYCLVALVLSHSAMLVKLRNNIGIIEKCSGIVLLAVALRVVM
- a CDS encoding alkaline phosphatase; amino-acid sequence: MKFKNSILSIAILSAGLTACGGSSSTTDAADNGSKKSSFASLNIQCVDTENTSTVLKKAAISISNEVLTLSVVDSYFSGSDFATSSAEIVSYDTCSDRLYVVNSQAASIDVLALNANNSAPSKVGNIDLSLAATAAGIEIGAANSVSAKQGLVAVAIEAKVKQNPGLIALYRSDDLSLLATYSAGALPDMVTLSSDGQTILTANEGEPSSDYVNDPEGSVTIVDLSEGYSSADAVVKQVSFSAFNIGASRHTELDANVRITGPAGTSVAQDLEPEYLAINSDNTKAYVALQENNAIAIIDIATADIDSIKGLGEKSWNAASGNELDASNKDDGPGEFSSYEQLVGLYMPDTIASFSVDDADYIISANEGDGREYIYSSTQQVCDTQNHSWDGKQYNVGGKNEDADQYANELDDCISFIDEVRGGDIVDFVDASHPLKAALDDNDQLKRIKVVSDKESYSATDNITVFGGRSFSIWNEQAELVFDSGDDIAKKVFASEGDNFNATNDNNDPAETADNRSDDKGTEPEAIEVAEINGKQYAFIGLERQGGIIVYDVTIPTSPVYQSYLNNRDFSEPVCTLVDEGECDNDTYNPAAGDLGPESIDYFTRLGKHFIAVGNEVSGTTTVLEIGFNNSKLLK